AACTTTGTAATTTAAAACTTACCAGGCCTCTGTGTCTTACTCTGGATCTAGGCTCAAGGCTACATTAGCGGCCACTAGCATTGCAGACCTGAGATCCAGACTGAACTTCAGTGGATGAGAAGCCAGTCCGTGTGTGCACACAGGAGGCTTTGGCCTAAATACATGGTGAAACAGGCCGAAAACCCATTACCCCCAGCTATGGTGGtaacctttagttacttttagtATCAATGAGATTGTCTACTATGATATGAAGCATTTTTGTAGCGATTGTGGTATAGTGGTGAGCATAGCTGCCTTCCAAGCAGTTgacctgggttcgattcccagCAATCGCAGGAGTTCCTTCTAAGTCTCAACTTTGATGCATCCACACTTTGGTCTTTGGCTAAAATAGGGAACACCGGAAAGAAAACCTTCCCACTAATTCAGCTCCTTGCATCTTTCAAGTCTGTCCttgaacaaatgtaaaacttaccAGGCCTCTGTGTCTTACTCTGGATCTAGGCTCAAGGCTACATTAGCGGCAACTATCATTGCAGACCTGAGATCTAGACTGAACTTCAGTGGATGAGAAGCCAGTCCGTGTGTGCACACAGGAGGCTTTGGCCTAAATACATGGTGAAACCGGCCTAAAACCCATTACCCCCAGCTATGGTGGTAACCTTTAGTTACTACAGATCCTCTCTCTCATCCACTGTTTATAATAAGATTTTGAAGCTAAAATACGAATATAATTCCATTCTCAATAAACGCGTTGGAAGCCTGCTACTCAAACTTAAGCGAAAAAATGTTCAACTTGGTgataaaccagagaaactgCTAGCCAGCCAACTGAGGGGCGAAAGGGCTAAGCAGGCTATTCACAGGATAAAATCCAAATCAGGCAGTCTCCTAACCAATCCGACAGAGATAAACACTTGCTTCAGGGACTTCTATGAAGAACTGTATTCGAGTAAGGTACAGGCTACTGAAGCTGATTTCTGTAACTTTTTTGAAAATTTAAATGTTCCCAAATTAGATAGTGTAGCGAGGGAGGATCTAGATGCCCCATTTTCTGAAACTGACCTATTGATTGCTATTCGATCCTTCCCCTCTGGAAAAGCATCTGGCCCAGGTGGCTTCGGTTGTGAATTTTATAAATCCTTTCATAACTAAATAGTTCCGCTCATGCTGCGGATGATGAATGACTCTAGGAGAAATGAAACGCTCCCCAGTTCATTATATGAAGCAAATATCTGCTTGCTtttgaagggaggaagggaagagtTAGACCCTGCCAGTTACAGACCTGTTGCTCTTTTCAATtctgatttgaaaataataactaaaGTCGTGGCTACAAAATTAGGGAGGCATATTTCCACAATCATACACCCCAATCAGACTTGATTTATTCCAGGTCGGTTTTCTTTTAGTAATGTCCGTCTGCTCTTAAACACAATATACTCGGTGCATGGGGAAAATACACAAGCTGCGGTTCTATCTCTCGACGCCCAGAAGGCATTCGATCAGGTCGAATGGCCTTACATGCTGAAGACACTAAAACAATTTGGATTTGGGGAAAATTTCATTGAGTGGGTGAAAATAATTTATCTTAAACCAGTTTCCTCTATTCTCACTAACTCAGATAGATCCCGACCCTTTGATCTGCAGCGGGGTGTGAGGCAGGGCGAcccactctctcctcttctctttgatATTTCTTTGGAGCCACTTGCAGTGGGTATAAGGGGCCACCCAGGCATTCGCGGGGTGAAGTTTGGTGATGTTGAAAGCCTTGTCAATCTGTATGCTGATGATTTATTGGTCTGCTTATCAGACCCAAGGGTCTCAGTACCCAACCTCCTGAATTACATAGAATCATTTGGTAAACTGTCTGGGTATACAATTAACTGGGACAAATGTGAATTCATGCCATTGACAAATATCTGTCCTATTTTTTTGAAATCTTTGCCATTTAAACTTGTTACTACCCATATTAATTATCTCGGCCTCAAGATCTCCAAAAATCCCAAACCTTTACTGAAATTGAACTATTTAGATATGATGGATAAACTAAAAGCTAATATTAGGAAATGGAAGttgctccctctctctatgATTGGCTGcattaatgcattaattaaaaTGGTGGCACTTTCAAGGTTCTTATACCTTTTTCAAAACCTCCCTATCTGTTTaccattatttgtttttaagcaaTTGGATTCAACTATCTTGTCATTTGTCTGGGCAGATAAACCCCCCCGCACTTCTAAGGCACATCTGTAGAGGAAGGCAAAAAGGGGTGGCCTCGGCCTTCCTGTTTTTAGGCATTATTACTAGGCTGCGATTGCGAGGGCTCTTATGTTCTGGCAGCGGGGCCCTCCTTATGATGACTGTTCCTCTCCACTTTGGCTTAAGATTTAATCCATGTCTTTGTCACAAACCTCGCTTCCAGCActgcttttttcaaatgtacaactGTCCCACAATTTAGTTGTTAGTAATTCTTTAAAGATACTgaatcaaataagaaaaattCTTGGATTATCAAAGATTTCGGTGAATGCCCCAATAACTGgtaatcatttgtttaaaccAGGTTTGACAGATGGGGTGTTTTTGGACTGGAGAGAGAGGGGCCTACGCTGTATTTcagatttgtacatttgtacCCCTGCTCCAGGCTAGATATCACCTCCCCCAGTCACATTTTTATCGATACTTACAGGTCAGACATTTTGTAAGGCAGCAAGTCTCTGATTTCCCAACAAGACCACACAGTTGTAATTTTTATGATACACTCCTATTACAACCACACTCCAAACATTTGATCTCCCGCTTCATTACTGCTTTTGAGGCACCAGCAAGTACTAGTCATCTCAGGGATACATGGGCAAAAGAACTATGAGTCCCACTGTCGGAGGAATTATGGGAGGAGGGCCTGTCAAATATACATAAAGGCTCTATAAACTCTAGATATCggttaattcaatttaaagtcaCGCATAGACCGCATTATTCCAAAACTAAACTTACTAGAATATTTGAATCAGTGTCTCCCATGTGTGATAGATCTGGCAGGGCCGAAGGCACACTCTCACATTTATTCTGGCACTGCTCAGTACTGGACAACTTTTGGCGTGATATATTTAATTGGTTCTCTaagcaatataaaataaacattcatcCAGACTGTACCCTGGCAATTTTCGGCTCTTCTGAGAAGACTTCGAACACAGTAAAAAATGGGTTGTTAATTTTTCAGAGTTAAGTTATTTAAAACTAGATAGTGTATTTCCATTACTGTGAAGAGTAAACTTGACCAAACAGTAGAGTTAAAGATGAGAGTCAAATTCTGTGTACatgcagtgaaaacatttactctaCAGCGTGATGAATTCCCTCAACGATTCCCTTCCAATATTCCCGCCACTGTTTCTGAAGTTTTGTAACCTGCACCACGTCAGAAACTGCTCCGACTGGAGAAAGACGCCGTTTGGTAAGTAGCAGTCCTGTGTTTTCAACAtcaaacatatgtatttaatgtagcATAGCCTTGTTGCGTAGATGTTGATTGGGGTTAGTTAGGCTACTTTTACCCTCtctacattgtattgtaaactCCGTCGGTAACGTTCGAGTGAGCCGGTTGACTAGGTTAAACAGGGTGTCTGCAGGTTTTAACAAGTgcaattttagacttttttagaccttttttagACCATCATGGGTTAAATTTAAGACATTCacgaagtattaaaaaaaaagaaataacaaagccagattgccgtcaatttacatttattgtcaatgaaacaaacatattatttacattatttacatgcttttaagCTCTGCACTTTTGGTGGCAATTTCATCCCCCAGAACCTTAAGCTGGGAGAGCTTGTCTTTGGCAGCCCTCCTCAgagcatttgattttgaaatcagatgtgcCATTTTGCTCCCAGCCTTGCCCTCTGCTTGCTCTGCCAACTCATCTGCCTCTTTGCCCAGGCTCTCAGTAACTTTATGTAGACTGTCCCTCTTGACTTTCAGGTCTTGTAACTGCTCCTCCGCGTGTGCCCTTTTCTtcccttgtgtctctgtctccttcttcttcctctgttcgtCCAAATGCACACGGTACCGTGACCTGGCAGCCATGACAGATTTCATTAGGTCAGGTGTAAGTGGAACCTTGGTAACGCCCCCATGTATTGCAACATAGTCGTAAACAAGCCTGTGTGCGACCAATGTTTCTTCTTGCATATTCTCCGTCTCGATCTCTTTGTTCACTGAGAAGCCTCTCTCTACAGACGCCTGACCATGAGAAAGCAGTAAAAGGGTCTTGCAAAACGCCCAAAGATCTGGGTATGCCTTGCCGATGAAGCCATGAAGGAAGACATCTAGCCTCTTTTGCATTGGCTTGAAGGAGATGAAATCTTCATGCCTGCACtccacagacaacgcagcatcGAACTGTTGGAGAATGGTGTCCCCTGAgacaaaaagatgtaaaaataaatttactTATGGCTTCCATTTAGTCATCACCATTGTGGCTTTCCTTACAGCTCTGTGGGGGTACagtctttaaaccacacaaaacgGGTGCATGGAAATGATTTGCTGGAGTAACCTAACTTAAGAGATCTACACTCAAATATATTGTGATCATATTTtgacatacaataaatactgaTCAGTTGCTAAATGCAGatgctaaatataatatacaagatTATCTGAAAGTGGCACGCATAATTTTCCTCAGCCCTTTCTAGAACTCCTAGTACCAGCACAAACTCCTCCTGCCAGCTGCCTGTTGAGCAGAAATGTCTGCACAAGTCCCTTCATCTTTGCCTTGCAGCCGTCTGGATCACTGCTCATCACTGTGGGGTCTAGACAATCCATCTGCCTAACggtactgtacttaagaggACTCTTCTCCTGTACTTTCTTCACCATACTTGAGAGTCCTTGCATGCAGTCCCTTTTAAATTCAAGAATCCTGAGGTCTGAACTTTTGCTGTTCTGTACAGAGAAATGCGAAAGGAATGTAAGCAAAAATGCTGTACACATGGGCTTCCCCCTGATAATCTTTGACATTAAGCTATTAGTACCTTGAGGGCCTCCTCAGCACCCAAGCCAATATCAACACAGTGCACCGGCATCAAGATATTCTTGTCACCTATGTCCAGTTTGGTAAGCTGGGCTGTGGTgatgtcctgcagaacctctcGTTTCACGAAACGACGCATCAGACTCTGTTGGAcgataacaaaagaaacatttcaattacataattACTTTGCAAAATACTGTGTACCATTTTGACTGCTGTAGATTTGctgtgaatgtgtctttgttcacaactgtatttgtttaattacaggCATACATAATGCTTTACTTTTGAGCTGGCGGTGTAatggggtgggtgggtgggctGGCATC
This genomic stretch from Eleginops maclovinus isolate JMC-PN-2008 ecotype Puerto Natales chromosome 7, JC_Emac_rtc_rv5, whole genome shotgun sequence harbors:
- the LOC134866960 gene encoding uncharacterized protein LOC134866960 — encoded protein: MRRFVKREVLQDITTAQLTKLDIGDKNILMPVHCVDIGLGAEEALKNSKSSDLRILEFKRDCMQGLSSMVKKVQEKSPLKYSTVRQMDCLDPTVMSSDPDGCKAKMKGLVQTFLLNRQLAGGVCAGDTILQQFDAALSVECRHEDFISFKPMQKRLDVFLHGFIGKAYPDLWAFCKTLLLLSHGQASVERGFSVNKEIETENMQEETLVAHRLVYDYVAIHGGVTKVPLTPDLMKSVMAARSRYRVHLDEQRKKKETETQGKKRAHAEEQLQDLKVKRDSLHKVTESLGKEADELAEQAEGKAGSKMAHLISKSNALRRAAKDKLSQLKVLGDEIATKSAELKSM